The genomic stretch ATCCCTATAACCCTATTGTGAAGATTATATGCAAGCTTGTAGACCCGGTTACCTACAGGATTTCAAAGATTATCCCGACGAGGATCGGAATGGTTGATATAGCCCCTTTTGTTCTTATGCTGGCTATCATTTTTGCACAAAAGTTTCTTGTAGCCACGCTT from Pseudomonadota bacterium encodes the following:
- a CDS encoding YggT family protein, translated to MFVFGNLFSGIAYVLDMLLNLYFWIIFARAILSWIRPDPYNPIVKIICKLVDPVTYRISKIIPTRIGMVDIAPFVLMLAIIFAQKFLVATLFDFGARMK